One part of the Mya arenaria isolate MELC-2E11 chromosome 3, ASM2691426v1 genome encodes these proteins:
- the LOC128227210 gene encoding protein draper-like, translating into MNRELKSLLVLMIWNIFTDISVLATGNPVNGSADQSSQYNNCSADKALDGVKIFSIPDEHLPTCTCSVTGVKSFPRWWEMDFGSMHLVGLIIVTGRSDVNEQSTNLTAFISNNTKETNKSTQVNLLDETTIGLHVRLDPPRIAQYINIKKEDTIDVMTICEVEVFETNCTMGYFGDKCLRRCHCQSPCDVLTGNCNECEPGWYPPTCETACSQGYYGQNCSKECSHNCEDNNCNSQNGSCVQGCTPGYDYTMSTNCSVATGTPVNGSADQSSQYKNCSADKALDGVKIFSIPDEHLPTCTCSVTGVKSFPRWWEMDFGSMHLVGLIIVTGRSDVNVQSTNLTTFISNNTMETNNGTQVNSPDETTVGLHVRLDPPRIAQYINIKKEDTNDVMTICEIEVFETNCTMGYFGDKCLRRCHCQSQCDVLTGNCNECEPGWYPPTCETDCPTGSYGEKCSSNCSQHCIAEDCNHVNGICNLGCKPGYDFLIDHKCTTPCSQGYYGQDCSKECSHNCVDNNCNSQNGSCVHGCKPGYDYTMSTNCLVACEDGNYGTNCIMTCGVCFPNTICDKASGICPNGCMIGFKGTTCSEHEKGERRFTASEVAGVAGGSVGSCLLFLGLVFASVLGYRRYKSASSKTDSTNVISDVENTNTGRAYEGPYEMSLKNNDEHIYQKI; encoded by the exons ATGAACCGAGAACTCAAAAGTCTTTTGGTTTTGATGATTTGGAACATCTTTACCGATATTTCAGTTTTAG CGACGGGAAATCCAGTAAATGGAAGCGCAGATCAGTCTTCGCAATACAACAACTGTTCAGCTGATAAAGCCCTTGACGGCGTGAAGATATTCTCTATTCCAGATGAACATTTACCAACATGCACATGCAGTGTTACAGGAGTAAAAAGTTTCCCTCGATGGTGGGAAATGGATTTTGGGTCAATGCATCTGGTTGGGTTAATAATAGTGACTGGTCGGTCAG ATGTAAATGAACAGAGTACAAACCTTACTGCTTTTATAAGTAACAATACAAAGGAGACGAATAAAAGTACACAGGTTAACTTACTTGACGAAACTACTATTGGACTACACGTACGCTTGGACCCTCCCAGGATTGCACagtacataaatataaaaaaggagGACACTATTGATGTGATGACCATTTGTGAAGTTGAAGTATTCGAAACAA ACTGTACTATGGGATATTTCGGTGACAAATGTTTACGACGGTGCCATTGTCAGAGCCCATGTGATGTACTGACTGGCAACTGCAACGAGTGTGAGCCGGGATGGTATCCGCCTACATGTGAAACTG CTTGTTCACAAGGATACTATGGACAAAACTGCAGCAAAGAATGTTCACACAATTGTGAAGACAACAATTGCAACTCACAAAATGGCTCCTGCGTGCAAGGATGTACTCCTGGATATGATTATACCATGAGCACAAACTGTTCAGTTG cGACGGGAACTCCAGTAAATGGAAGCGCAGATCAGTCTTCGCAATACAAAAACTGTTCAGCTGATAAAGCCCTTGACGGCGTGAAGATATTCTCTATTCCAGATGAACATTTACCAACATGCACATGCAGTGTTACAGGAGTAAAAAGTTTCCCTCGATGGTGGGAAATGGATTTTGGGTCAATGCATCTGGTTGGGTTAATAATAGTGACTGGTCGGTCAG ATGTAAATGTGCAGAGTACAAATCTTACGACTTTTATAAGTAACAATACAATGGAGACAAATAACGGTACACAGGTTAACTCACCTGATGAGACTACTGTTGGATTACACGTACGCTTGGACCCTCCCCGAATTGCACagtacataaatataaaaaaggagGACACTAATGATGTGATGACCATTTGTGAAATTGAAGTATTCGAAACAA ACTGTACTATGGGATATTTCGGTGACAAATGTTTACGACGGTGCCATTGTCAGAGCCAATGTGATGTACTGACTGGCAACTGCAACGAGTGTGAGCCGGGATGGTATCCGCCTACATGTGAAACTG ATTGTCCGACCGGCAGTTATGGCGAAAAGTGCTCTAGCAATTGCAGTCAACATTGCATTGCtgaagattgtaaccatgtcaACGGGATATGCAACCTTGGATGCAAGCCTGGTTATGATTTCCTGATAGACCATAAGTGTACAACTC CTTGTTCACAAGGCTACTATGGACAAGATTGCAGCAAAGAATGTTCACACAATTGTGTAGACAATAATTGCAACTCACAGAATGGCTCCTGTGTGCACGGATGTAAACCTGGATATGATTATACAATGAGCACAAACTGCTTGGTTG CATGTGAAGATGGTAACTATGGCACGAACTGCATCATGACATGCGGTGTCTGCTTTCCAAATACTATTTGTGACAAGGCCTCTGGTATTTGTCCAAACGGCTGTATGATCGGATTCAAAGGGACGACTTGTTCAGAAC ATGAAAAGGGGGAGCGGAGATTTACCGCTTCCGAGGTTGCCGGGGTGGCTGGAGGTTCGGTAGGATCTTGCCTGCTCTTTCTCGGACTGGTCTTTGCTAGTGTTCTTGGATATAGAAGATACAAGTCGGCCTCGTCGAAAACAGACTCAACTAACGTTATTTC AGACGTAGAAAATACTAATACTGGGAGAGCATACGAAGGCCCCTATGAAATGTCGCTTAAAAACAACGATGAACATA